One Glycine max cultivar Williams 82 chromosome 4, Glycine_max_v4.0, whole genome shotgun sequence DNA segment encodes these proteins:
- the LOC100805420 gene encoding transcription factor bHLH94 codes for MALEAVVFPQDPFTYGCDKDYLYSLVEHNYGNFQAAEEEKVLLGIINNNIEHNFHANWDSSSTSMLQNVKEQQWDSHSSPEACTVDQSMTTAPFPPPPPSSSVEATVTATSRRKRRRTKSAKNTEEIENQRRTHIAVERNRRKQMNEYLAVLRSLMPSSYVQRGDQASIIGGAINFVKELEQLLQSMEGQKRTNQAQENVVGLNGSTTTPFAEFFTFPQYTTRGRTMAQEQKQWAVADIEVTMVDSHANLKVLSKKQPGQLMKIVVGLQSLMLSILHLNVSTLDDMVLYSISVKVEDGCRLNTVDEIAAAVNQLLRTIQEVTFS; via the exons ATGGCACTAGAGGCTGTGGTTTTCCCGCAAGATCCATTCACATATGGTTGCGACAAGGATTATTTGTACTCCTTAGTAGAACACAACTATGGTAATTTCCAAGCAGCGGAAGAAGAGAAAGTCCTCCTAGgaatcatcaacaacaacatagaacacaactttCATGCAAACTGGGATTCATCTTCTACCTCAATGTTGCAAAACGTCAAGGAACAACAATGGGATTCTCACTCCTCCCCTGAAGCATGCACCGTTGATCAATCCATGACCACCGCTCCTttccctcctcctcctccttcttcctCCGTGGAAGCCACCGTGACTGCCACGAGTCGCCGTAAACGACGCCGCACCAAGAGCGCCAAGAACACGGAGGAAATCGAGAACCAGAGGAGGACCCACATTGCTGTTGAACGCAACCGCCGAAAACAGATGAATGAGTACTTGGCCGTGCTCCGATCCTTGATGCCTTCTTCTTATGTTCAAAGG GGTGACCAAGCGTCTATTATTGGAGGGGCCATAAACTTTGTGAAGGAGTTGGAGCAGCTTTTGCAGTCGATGGAGGGTCAAAAGAGAACGAACCAAGCGCAAGAGAATGTTGTTGGGTTAAATGGGTCGACAACAACACCCTTTGCTGAGTTCTTCACGTTTCCTCAATACACGACACGTGGCAGGACGATGGCACAGGAGCAGAAACAGTGGGCTGTAGCAGACATTGAAGTGACCATGGTGGATAGCCATGCGAATCTAAAGGTACTCTCAAAGAAACAACCTGGGCAGCTTATGAAGATCGTTGTTGGGCTTCAAAGTCTCATGCTCAGTATTCTCCACCTTAATGTTTCCACTCTTGACGACATGGTCCTTTACTCAATTAGCGTCAAG GTAGAGGACGGGTGTCGGCTGAACACGGTGGATGAAATTGCGGCTGCAGTGAATCAGCTATTACGCACAATCCAAGAAGTTACTTTCAGCTGA